The following proteins are co-located in the Microcystis wesenbergii NRERC-220 genome:
- the prmC gene encoding peptide chain release factor N(5)-glutamine methyltransferase — MSASISGQELSQWRQQAITDLEQAQLSPKEVDIFLQAVTDLDTLSLRLQSFREREKIPLSYSWSEITKRWQKRLQARVPLQYLLESVVWRNFTLKVSPGVLIPRPETELLIDIVGETVRGEEGGIWVDLGTGSGAIAIGLASILTKAEIYAIDYSQTALAIAKENIINTGFADRIILKQGSWWTPLEKWKGQISGMLSNPPYIPSAEILDLQIEVREHEPRLALDGGEDGLTALRYLVATAPDYLRSGGLWLVEMRAGQGEKVAQMLENQGNYRQIQIINDLAGFDRFVLAERI; from the coding sequence GTGTCTGCTAGTATTTCCGGTCAAGAATTAAGTCAATGGCGCCAACAGGCGATCACCGATTTAGAGCAAGCGCAACTATCTCCGAAAGAAGTGGATATCTTTCTGCAAGCAGTGACAGATTTAGATACTCTTTCCCTGCGCTTACAATCCTTTCGGGAACGAGAAAAAATCCCTTTGAGTTATTCTTGGTCGGAAATTACTAAACGCTGGCAAAAACGCCTGCAAGCAAGGGTTCCCTTGCAGTATTTGCTCGAATCGGTGGTCTGGCGTAATTTTACCCTGAAAGTCTCCCCGGGGGTCTTAATTCCTCGTCCCGAAACCGAGTTATTAATCGATATCGTTGGAGAAACCGTCAGAGGAGAAGAAGGGGGAATCTGGGTAGATCTGGGAACCGGTAGCGGTGCGATCGCTATTGGTTTAGCCAGTATCTTGACAAAAGCAGAGATATATGCCATTGATTACAGTCAAACGGCTTTAGCGATCGCCAAAGAAAATATCATCAATACGGGTTTTGCCGACAGAATTATCTTAAAACAGGGTTCTTGGTGGACCCCCCTAGAGAAGTGGAAAGGACAGATTAGCGGTATGCTGTCCAATCCTCCCTATATTCCCAGTGCAGAAATCCTCGACTTACAAATTGAAGTGCGGGAACATGAACCCCGTTTGGCCCTCGATGGAGGTGAAGACGGATTGACCGCGCTACGCTATCTAGTGGCCACTGCTCCCGATTATCTGCGATCGGGAGGCCTTTGGCTAGTGGAAATGAGAGCCGGTCAAGGGGAAAAAGTAGCGCAAATGCTGGAAAATCAGGGCAATTATCGACAAATTCAGATTATTAACGACCTAGCAGGTTTCGATCGCTTTGTTTTGGCCGAGCGAATTTAG
- the pyrF gene encoding orotidine-5'-phosphate decarboxylase: protein MTNSDRIIVPLDVPDLESAIALLDLLPEVNFWKVGLELFVSSGAEILGILQERQKKSFLDLKFHDIPNTVAGACRSASRYQVDLLTLHATAGRQALTAAKEAISDLLSPPKLLAITVLTSLNARELALDLKIPLELSEYALNLALLGKESGIDGAVCSPQEVAQLRRVCGEDFLLVCPGVRPSWSSKGDQSRVMTPAQAIKAGADYLVIGRPITGAEEPKVAWTKICQELTDI, encoded by the coding sequence ATGACCAACTCAGACCGAATTATTGTTCCTCTCGATGTGCCGGATTTAGAATCAGCGATCGCACTGCTCGATCTGTTGCCGGAAGTCAATTTTTGGAAAGTGGGACTAGAATTATTTGTCAGTAGCGGTGCAGAAATTCTAGGGATTCTGCAAGAAAGACAAAAAAAGAGCTTTCTCGACCTAAAATTTCATGATATTCCCAATACGGTCGCCGGGGCCTGTCGTTCCGCTAGTCGCTATCAAGTGGATTTACTCACCCTGCACGCTACGGCCGGACGGCAAGCACTGACGGCAGCTAAGGAGGCAATATCTGACCTGCTATCGCCGCCAAAACTTCTCGCTATCACCGTTTTAACCAGCCTTAACGCCCGCGAATTAGCCCTCGACCTCAAAATTCCCCTAGAACTATCGGAATATGCCTTAAATCTGGCATTATTGGGCAAGGAATCAGGAATTGATGGGGCGGTTTGTTCTCCCCAGGAAGTGGCGCAATTGCGTCGCGTCTGTGGAGAGGATTTTCTCTTAGTTTGCCCCGGAGTTCGTCCCTCTTGGTCAAGCAAAGGGGATCAAAGTCGGGTGATGACTCCGGCCCAAGCGATTAAAGCTGGGGCTGATTATCTAGTAATTGGACGACCGATCACCGGTGCCGAGGAGCCAAAGGTAGCATGGACAAAAATTTGTCAAGAATTAACCGACATTTAG
- a CDS encoding MEKHLA domain-containing protein, whose translation MEIWQDLAIIAWTELLLDNYERLIGRSLLPRIGTGKEQSKMLFYAPFVLVSHGTQTNPIFNYGNRCALDLWGLTWQELLATPSRATVEGEEPAQERQKMLDLVKKQGYINDYHGVRITKNGQLFRIEKAIVWNIIDRDGIYCGQAATFADWIFL comes from the coding sequence ATGGAAATTTGGCAAGATTTAGCTATTATAGCTTGGACGGAATTGCTGCTGGATAATTATGAACGGTTAATCGGGCGATCGCTTTTACCCCGGATCGGTACTGGCAAAGAACAGAGTAAAATGCTCTTTTATGCCCCTTTTGTGCTAGTTTCCCACGGTACACAAACTAATCCGATCTTCAATTATGGTAATCGCTGCGCCCTCGATCTCTGGGGTTTAACTTGGCAAGAATTATTAGCAACTCCTTCGCGAGCAACGGTAGAGGGAGAGGAACCCGCCCAAGAACGCCAAAAAATGCTGGATTTAGTCAAAAAACAGGGCTATATCAACGATTATCACGGGGTAAGGATCACGAAAAACGGTCAACTATTTCGTATTGAAAAAGCGATCGTTTGGAATATCATCGATCGTGATGGCATTTATTGCGGACAGGCTGCCACTTTTGCCGATTGGATTTTTCTCTGA
- a CDS encoding M20 family metallopeptidase — protein MLSEIKNIAESLAPRLVEIRRHIHANPELSGQEYQTAAYIAGVLSSCGLSVQEAVGKTGVKGELAGKGSDRRILAIRADMDALPIQERTDLDFASRKPGIMHACGHDVHATVGLGVAMVLSRLSEPLGGKIRFLFQPAEEIAQGANWMIREGVMRDVSAVFGLHVFPSIPARSIGVRYGALTAAADDLEIFIQGESGHGARPHEAIDAIWIASQVITTLQQAISRTQNPLRPIVLTIGQISGGRAPNVIADQVRMAGTVRSLHPETHAHLPEWIESLVTNVCSTYNAKCQVKYRRGVPSVQNDQFLTRLVEEAGLEAWGRDRVLILSEPSMGAEDFSLYLQQAPGTMFRLGVGSTNLLNPPLHHPEFLVDESAILTGVITLAYAAYKYWQRED, from the coding sequence ATGCTCTCCGAGATTAAAAACATAGCCGAGAGTCTCGCACCCCGATTAGTGGAGATTCGCCGCCACATTCACGCGAATCCAGAGTTAAGCGGGCAAGAATATCAAACTGCCGCCTATATTGCCGGAGTTTTGTCTTCCTGTGGTCTATCGGTGCAGGAAGCGGTGGGAAAAACGGGAGTTAAGGGAGAATTGGCGGGAAAAGGCAGTGATCGGAGAATTTTAGCTATCCGCGCCGATATGGATGCCCTACCGATCCAAGAAAGAACCGATTTAGACTTTGCTTCCCGCAAACCGGGGATTATGCACGCCTGCGGTCACGATGTTCATGCTACCGTCGGTTTAGGGGTGGCGATGGTGCTTTCCCGTCTCTCGGAACCTTTGGGGGGAAAAATACGCTTTCTCTTTCAACCAGCAGAGGAAATCGCCCAGGGGGCCAATTGGATGATCCGGGAGGGGGTGATGCGGGATGTCAGCGCCGTTTTCGGGCTGCACGTTTTCCCCTCGATTCCGGCCCGATCGATCGGGGTTCGTTACGGGGCCTTAACTGCGGCTGCCGACGATCTGGAGATTTTTATTCAAGGGGAATCCGGCCACGGGGCCCGGCCCCACGAGGCGATCGATGCTATCTGGATCGCCTCGCAAGTAATCACCACTTTGCAACAGGCAATTAGTCGGACTCAAAACCCTTTGCGTCCCATTGTCCTCACCATCGGCCAGATTAGCGGTGGTCGCGCCCCCAACGTCATCGCCGATCAGGTACGCATGGCAGGAACAGTGCGATCGCTGCACCCAGAAACCCACGCCCATCTCCCGGAATGGATCGAGAGTTTGGTCACGAATGTCTGTAGCACATATAACGCAAAATGTCAAGTAAAATATCGTCGGGGTGTGCCATCGGTACAAAATGACCAATTTTTAACCCGGTTAGTCGAAGAAGCTGGTTTAGAAGCTTGGGGACGGGATCGGGTTTTAATTCTCTCGGAACCCTCCATGGGGGCCGAGGATTTTTCCCTTTATTTGCAACAGGCCCCGGGGACAATGTTCCGTCTGGGAGTGGGTTCTACTAACCTCCTCAATCCCCCCCTTCACCATCCGGAATTTTTAGTCGATGAGTCGGCAATTCTGACGGGAGTGATTACTTTAGCCTACGCGGCCTATAAATATTGGCAAAGGGAAGATTAA
- the queF gene encoding preQ(1) synthase, whose product MVQSSEKIEVKYGEREIAEGTLITFPNPRPGRNYDIQITLPEYTCKCPFSGYPDFATIYLSYVPDQKVMELKAIKLYINSYRDRYISHEEAINQILDDLVAACEPLQMKVKGDFHPRGNVHTVVEVMYKKE is encoded by the coding sequence ATGGTTCAGTCTTCCGAAAAAATTGAAGTTAAGTACGGGGAAAGAGAAATTGCCGAAGGAACATTAATTACTTTCCCCAATCCACGTCCTGGCAGAAATTACGATATTCAGATCACTCTGCCGGAATATACCTGTAAATGTCCCTTTTCCGGTTATCCCGATTTTGCCACTATTTATCTTAGCTACGTTCCCGATCAAAAGGTGATGGAATTAAAGGCGATTAAACTTTATATTAATAGTTATCGCGATCGTTATATTTCCCACGAAGAAGCAATTAACCAAATTTTAGATGATTTGGTGGCCGCTTGCGAACCCTTGCAGATGAAAGTTAAGGGGGATTTTCATCCGAGGGGTAACGTTCATACCGTGGTGGAGGTGATGTATAAAAAAGAATAG
- a CDS encoding tetratricopeptide repeat protein codes for MKSFALLTTLSLISLSTLATVRPVMALESRQPAETRIAQGNNQDAIGHYNRGVGYIQQKKYDLALAEFTKAINIDPRYAEAYLNRGFLYEQQEKPDLALSDYNKAININPRLAEAYNNRGFLYLGQGKPDLALSDYNQALNINPRLALAYSNRGLLYRQQEKPDLALSDFNQALNINPRLAEAYNGRGLLYYEQGKPDRALSDYNQALNINPRNANAYYNRGTLYYEQGKPDLALSDFNQALNINPRLALAYSNRGLLYQQQGKPDLALSDYNQAININPRLAEAYNNRGVLYYEQGKPDLALSDYNKAININPRYAMAYNNRGILYGEQGKPDLALSDYNQAININPGYAMAYLNRGVLYAVQGKSDLALSDYNQALNINPRNAEAYVRRGILYYYRQETEKAIGDFRQAAELYRRQGNAAAYEKVMELLRELGAV; via the coding sequence ATGAAATCCTTTGCCCTTCTTACCACCCTTAGCCTAATCAGCCTTTCCACCCTCGCGACTGTTCGCCCCGTCATGGCGCTAGAGAGCCGACAACCAGCCGAAACCCGGATCGCTCAAGGGAACAATCAAGACGCGATCGGCCACTATAACCGGGGAGTTGGCTACATCCAACAGAAAAAATACGATCTCGCCCTCGCTGAATTTACCAAAGCGATCAACATTGATCCCCGATACGCCGAGGCTTACCTCAATCGCGGGTTTCTTTACGAACAACAGGAGAAACCCGACCTCGCCCTGTCCGATTACAACAAAGCGATCAACATTAATCCCCGATTGGCCGAAGCTTACAACAATCGCGGGTTTCTTTACCTCGGACAGGGGAAACCAGACCTCGCCCTGTCCGATTACAATCAGGCGCTCAACATTAATCCCCGATTAGCTCTGGCTTACAGCAATCGCGGGCTTCTTTACCGACAACAGGAGAAACCCGACCTCGCCCTGTCCGATTTCAATCAGGCGCTCAACATTAATCCCCGATTGGCCGAAGCTTACAACGGTCGCGGGCTTCTTTACTACGAACAGGGGAAACCCGACCGCGCCCTGTCCGATTACAATCAGGCGCTCAACATTAATCCCCGAAACGCCAATGCTTACTACAATCGCGGGACTCTTTACTACGAACAGGGGAAACCCGACCTCGCCCTGTCCGATTTCAATCAGGCGCTCAACATTAATCCCCGATTAGCCCTGGCTTACAGCAATCGCGGGCTTCTTTACCAACAACAGGGGAAACCTGACCTCGCCCTGTCCGATTACAATCAGGCGATCAACATTAATCCCCGATTGGCCGAAGCTTACAACAATCGGGGGGTTCTTTACTACGAACAGGGGAAACCCGACCTCGCCCTGTCTGATTACAACAAAGCGATCAACATTAATCCCCGATACGCAATGGCTTACAACAATCGGGGGATTCTTTACGGCGAACAAGGGAAACCCGACCTCGCCCTGTCCGATTACAATCAGGCGATCAATATTAATCCCGGATACGCAATGGCTTACCTCAATCGGGGGGTTCTTTACGCCGTACAGGGGAAATCAGACCTCGCCCTGTCCGATTACAATCAGGCGCTCAACATTAATCCCCGAAACGCCGAGGCTTACGTCCGTCGGGGGATTCTTTATTACTATCGACAAGAAACGGAAAAAGCGATCGGAGATTTCCGACAAGCCGCCGAACTGTACCGCCGGCAAGGAAACGCGGCGGCCTATGAAAAGGTTATGGAACTCCTACGGGAATTGGGCGCGGTCTAG